A genomic window from Selenomonadales bacterium includes:
- a CDS encoding FAD-dependent oxidoreductase: MKTVDICVIGGGPAGLNAALAASAGGASVLLLDDADHLGGQLVKQTHMFFGSEKQQAGTRGIDIATALTNAVQGMPSIEVWLEATALGLYDDSVLTAECQGEYRKVRAKRFVVATGASEKMLAFKGNDLPGVYGAGAVQTLMNVFGIKPGQRVLMVGAGNIGLIVSYQLLQAGVKVEAIVEGSPYIGGYLVHASKVRRAGVPILTSHTILEAYGQEAVEGAVICQLDSAWQPIKGTEQRLAVDVICLAVGLSPLSDLLWQADCRMVYIPELGGHVAWRDENLRTSLPHIYIAGDVAGIEEASSAMVEGLLAGYAAAKDIGLAPSDVSERLQTAREQLVELRSGPVGEKIRFGLDSIQRGDGNGQSA; the protein is encoded by the coding sequence GTGAAGACGGTAGACATTTGTGTGATCGGTGGCGGGCCGGCGGGGCTTAACGCGGCGTTAGCCGCATCCGCAGGCGGGGCTAGTGTGCTCCTGCTTGACGACGCCGACCACCTCGGCGGGCAGTTGGTGAAGCAAACGCACATGTTCTTTGGCTCCGAGAAACAGCAAGCCGGCACGCGCGGCATCGATATCGCCACCGCTCTGACCAATGCCGTGCAAGGCATGCCGTCCATCGAGGTATGGCTGGAAGCTACCGCGCTCGGTCTTTACGACGACAGTGTGCTGACGGCGGAATGCCAAGGGGAATACCGCAAAGTCAGGGCCAAACGGTTTGTCGTGGCCACCGGGGCGAGCGAAAAGATGTTAGCCTTTAAGGGCAACGATCTGCCTGGCGTATATGGCGCCGGGGCCGTGCAGACACTGATGAACGTCTTTGGCATTAAGCCCGGGCAGCGCGTCCTTATGGTGGGTGCGGGTAACATCGGCCTAATTGTCTCTTATCAGCTTTTGCAGGCAGGGGTAAAGGTCGAGGCGATTGTCGAGGGCTCGCCTTACATCGGCGGATATCTCGTGCATGCGTCAAAAGTGAGGCGCGCCGGTGTGCCGATACTAACCTCGCACACTATTCTTGAAGCGTACGGCCAAGAGGCGGTCGAAGGCGCAGTAATCTGCCAGCTCGACTCCGCCTGGCAGCCGATTAAAGGCACAGAGCAGAGACTCGCGGTGGACGTCATCTGCTTAGCCGTAGGCTTGTCGCCTCTATCTGACCTGCTGTGGCAGGCCGACTGCCGCATGGTCTATATACCCGAGCTCGGCGGGCACGTCGCCTGGCGAGACGAAAACTTGCGCACCAGCCTCCCGCATATCTACATCGCCGGTGATGTTGCCGGCATAGAAGAAGCGAGCAGCGCGATGGTCGAGGGGTTGCTCGCCGGTTACGCCGCCGCGAAAGACATCGGCCTTGCCCCAAGTGATGTAAGCGAGCGCCTGCAGACGGCGAGGGAGCAACTTGTCGAACTGCGCAGCGGGCCTGTAGGGGAGAAAATTCGTTTTGGACTTGACTCAATACAACGGGGTGACGGAAATGGACAAAGCGCTTAA